The following coding sequences lie in one Sphingobium sp. KCTC 72723 genomic window:
- a CDS encoding L-rhamnonate dehydratase, which yields MKITEVRTRVVQWEGDTVTLPPHFCTNPMDLVSPMLSPETMGTFTFHGWLIVEIFTDQGLVGIGNAALAPLVTKQMIDQYLAPLLIGQDPWDSEFLWQHMYRKTMAFGRKGVALVAISALDIAIWDLMGKSAKQPVFRLLGGRTKAKIPVYASRLYSIPLDELAREAAAYKEQGYKAMKLRFGWGPIDGAAGMARNVELIRTVRETVGDEIDIMADAYMGWSLDYAKRMMRLIEPFNLRWLEEAIIPDDINGYHELRRFGTTPIAAGEHEFTSYGFRQMIEAKALDYFQFDTNRVGGITAARKIQALAEAYSIPVVPHAGQMHNYHVVMASLNSPIAEYFPMVDVEVGNELFWYIFKGEPQAVDGYIDLDDNLPGLGLEIDEAALSRFKVIG from the coding sequence TTGAAAATCACCGAAGTCCGCACACGCGTCGTCCAATGGGAAGGCGACACCGTAACGCTGCCGCCGCATTTCTGTACCAATCCCATGGACCTTGTGTCCCCCATGCTCTCGCCAGAGACCATGGGAACCTTCACCTTCCATGGCTGGCTGATCGTAGAAATTTTCACCGATCAGGGGTTGGTGGGCATCGGCAACGCAGCGCTCGCGCCGCTCGTCACCAAGCAAATGATCGACCAGTATCTCGCTCCGTTGCTGATCGGCCAGGACCCATGGGACAGCGAGTTTCTGTGGCAGCATATGTACCGCAAGACCATGGCCTTCGGCCGCAAGGGCGTGGCTTTGGTCGCCATTTCTGCGCTCGACATTGCGATCTGGGACTTGATGGGAAAATCCGCGAAACAGCCGGTCTTCCGCCTGCTGGGCGGGCGCACGAAGGCGAAGATTCCGGTCTATGCCAGCCGTCTCTATTCGATCCCCCTGGACGAACTGGCGCGTGAAGCCGCCGCCTACAAGGAGCAGGGCTATAAGGCGATGAAGCTGCGCTTTGGCTGGGGGCCGATCGACGGCGCGGCGGGCATGGCCCGCAACGTCGAACTGATCCGAACCGTGCGCGAAACGGTGGGCGATGAGATCGACATCATGGCCGACGCTTATATGGGCTGGAGCCTGGACTATGCCAAACGCATGATGCGCCTGATCGAACCCTTCAACCTGCGCTGGCTGGAAGAAGCGATCATCCCAGACGACATCAATGGCTATCACGAATTGCGCCGCTTCGGCACCACGCCGATCGCCGCGGGCGAGCATGAGTTCACCAGCTACGGCTTCCGCCAGATGATCGAAGCCAAGGCGCTCGACTATTTCCAGTTCGATACCAACCGCGTCGGCGGCATCACCGCGGCGCGCAAAATTCAGGCGCTGGCCGAAGCCTATTCCATCCCCGTCGTCCCCCATGCCGGGCAGATGCACAATTATCATGTTGTGATGGCCAGTCTGAACAGCCCTATCGCCGAATATTTCCCGATGGTCGATGTCGAGGTTGGCAACGAACTCTTCTGGTATATTTTCAAGGGCGAACCGCAGGCGGTGGACGGCTATATCGATCTGGACGACAACCTCCCCGGTCTGGGCCTCGAAATCGACGAGGCTGCTCTCTCGCGCTTTAAGGTGATCGGATGA
- a CDS encoding NAD(P)-dependent oxidoreductase, giving the protein MTNMKIAVLGLGIMGSGMARQLLTAGFDVTVWNRSREKAGALGEAGARIAETPADAATGAAIVMAMLANDEVSRIVWTGEDGALTAMEQGAIAIESSTLTGDWVFELAREAVAHGVRFIEAPVTGSRDQAAQGMLRFLVGGDADTIDAARLAFDAMGSAVVHLGPVGSAATVKIANNFLCGVQAASLAEAISLFEKHGLDVEQAMSILFEGAPASPMVKGVGRRMLDRDYAPHFLVPLMAKDLGYAAQALADVGIVSAIAQAAQQRFLEADAAGEGHRDIAAIVEPLRGAVKNGGTWTER; this is encoded by the coding sequence ATGACGAACATGAAAATCGCCGTTCTGGGACTGGGCATAATGGGTTCCGGCATGGCCCGGCAGTTGCTTACCGCCGGGTTCGACGTGACGGTGTGGAATCGCAGCCGCGAAAAAGCCGGGGCACTGGGTGAAGCCGGTGCGCGGATCGCCGAGACGCCAGCCGACGCGGCGACCGGCGCAGCGATCGTCATGGCTATGCTGGCCAATGATGAAGTATCGCGGATTGTCTGGACCGGCGAGGACGGTGCGCTCACCGCCATGGAGCAGGGCGCGATCGCGATCGAATCCAGCACCCTGACCGGCGACTGGGTGTTCGAACTTGCGCGGGAAGCCGTCGCACACGGGGTGCGCTTCATCGAAGCCCCGGTCACGGGCAGCCGCGACCAAGCGGCGCAGGGCATGCTCCGCTTCCTCGTCGGCGGCGACGCCGATACGATCGACGCCGCTCGCCTGGCCTTCGACGCTATGGGGAGTGCGGTCGTCCATCTCGGCCCGGTCGGCAGCGCGGCGACGGTCAAGATTGCCAACAACTTCCTGTGCGGCGTCCAGGCCGCCAGCCTCGCCGAAGCGATCAGCCTGTTCGAAAAACATGGCCTAGATGTGGAGCAGGCGATGTCCATCCTGTTCGAGGGGGCGCCCGCCAGCCCGATGGTGAAGGGCGTTGGCCGCAGGATGCTCGATCGCGACTATGCGCCCCATTTTCTGGTGCCGTTGATGGCCAAGGATTTGGGCTATGCTGCGCAGGCGCTGGCCGATGTCGGCATTGTTTCCGCCATTGCCCAGGCTGCACAGCAACGTTTCTTGGAGGCGGATGCGGCAGGCGAGGGGCATCGCGACATAGCGGCGATCGTGGAGCCGCTCAGAGGTGCTGTAAAAAACGGCGGAACGTGGACTGAGCGATAG
- a CDS encoding Fe-Mn family superoxide dismutase: MHRAAAGVPILALDMYEHSLHMSYGTQAAKYIDAWFRNLDCRAYAGLSVPMSFLSRFWP; this comes from the coding sequence ATGCATCGTGCGGCCGCTGGCGTCCCAATCCTCGCCCTCGACATGTACGAGCATAGTTTACACATGAGTTATGGCACGCAGGCCGCCAAATATATCGACGCATGGTTCCGTAACCTCGACTGCCGAGCTTATGCCGGGTTGTCCGTGCCGATGAGCTTTTTAAGCAGATTCTGGCCCTAA
- a CDS encoding peroxiredoxin-like family protein translates to MATILKDTLEARFAALQAERARSWTAAQLEGNARQRQVLLDRFDPAALAQVGDILPPLAFEGVDGETLDIDALTVNGSALFIFFRFAGCPACNIALPYYAEALVPALRGRDIPLVALSPQTPERLTNIKRRHNLPFAVATDKDNRLARQIGIAFRPDDRPSPPPSGWIGEVTGTGTWELPQPAVLLVGLGRVV, encoded by the coding sequence ATGGCGACGATCCTCAAGGACACACTCGAAGCGCGGTTCGCTGCGTTACAGGCTGAGCGGGCGCGCAGTTGGACGGCCGCGCAACTGGAGGGCAATGCCCGGCAGCGGCAAGTCCTGCTTGACCGGTTCGATCCTGCCGCTTTGGCGCAGGTTGGTGACATCCTCCCGCCCCTTGCCTTCGAAGGGGTCGATGGTGAAACGCTCGACATCGACGCGTTGACCGTCAATGGCTCCGCATTGTTCATCTTCTTCCGCTTTGCCGGCTGCCCGGCCTGCAACATTGCTTTGCCCTATTATGCTGAGGCGCTCGTCCCGGCATTGCGCGGCAGAGATATTCCCCTGGTTGCTCTTAGCCCGCAGACGCCAGAACGGCTTACCAACATCAAGAGGCGGCACAACTTGCCCTTCGCTGTCGCGACAGACAAAGACAACCGCCTCGCCCGACAGATTGGTATCGCATTTCGGCCCGACGATCGCCCATCGCCCCCGCCGTCCGGCTGGATCGGCGAAGTGACTGGCACGGGCACATGGGAACTGCCGCAGCCGGCCGTGTTGCTGGTTGGGCTTGGCCGAGTCGTGTAA
- a CDS encoding LLM class flavin-dependent oxidoreductase, which translates to MATSKIGLVGTLTTSYNDPFNLARRFASLDLISKGRAGWNVVTSGDAGTAGNFSQPEHFDYDTRYRRAVEFLDVARSLWSSWEDGALIRDRATGQFLDPGKLHRLDHRGEFFQVVGPLNIQRSPQGEPVIFQAGDSDQGRHLGASIADAIFTHAATIEQG; encoded by the coding sequence ATGGCGACCAGCAAGATCGGTTTGGTTGGGACGCTCACCACCTCTTATAATGATCCGTTCAATCTTGCGCGTCGCTTCGCATCGCTCGACCTTATCAGCAAGGGCCGTGCAGGCTGGAATGTCGTCACCAGCGGCGATGCCGGGACAGCGGGCAATTTCAGTCAGCCCGAACATTTCGACTATGATACGCGCTATCGTCGCGCGGTCGAATTTCTCGACGTAGCACGCAGCCTGTGGTCCTCATGGGAGGATGGCGCGCTGATACGCGATCGCGCGACCGGCCAGTTTCTCGATCCCGGCAAGCTGCACCGGCTGGATCATCGGGGCGAATTCTTCCAGGTCGTGGGGCCACTCAATATCCAGCGGTCACCCCAGGGCGAACCGGTCATCTTCCAGGCAGGCGACAGCGACCAGGGACGCCATCTCGGTGCCTCCATCGCTGATGCGATCTTCACCCACGCAGCGACGATCGAACAGGGGTAA
- a CDS encoding bifunctional sugar phosphate isomerase/epimerase/4-hydroxyphenylpyruvate dioxygenase family protein — protein sequence MSPVRSRNAIATVSLRGTLEEKLKAAAAAGFAGVEIFENDLVGSMLAPRDVRAMLDDLGLACLLYQPFRDFEGMPGDLRRRAFDRAHAKFDLMDALGADRVLFCSNCHVGALGDRQQIVDDFHELGSIAQERDIIVGYEALAWGQHVNDHRDAWAIVKAVDHPNIGIILDSFHSLSRKIPSESIRDITGDKIAFVQLADAPLLEMDLLYWSRHFRNLPGQGGLDIVGYVAEILRTGYDGPLSLEIFNDRFRSNAARMVAEDGCRSLDYVRDAAKRLIDQPTDMPAPQPVLGAEFVEFTADGSDVARLGRSFAALGFTPVGQHRHKKVTRWRQGGVNLVINAEPKGFAAAYHAAQGTAICAIGIRVKDKAAVLTRAAALGIKAYSPEGRPGRLAMPALRGVGGSLVYLIDADEVEGLWAREFQVARVDDGEVGSDVRGIDHLAAVVHNDEFMSWQLYWRALFGLEARAAQDVIDPSGLVHSQALQSDDGAFRVTINASDARETLSSRFLDHGIGGGYQHVALTTDDIFATAEALRDREAAMLDIPSNYYDDLAARFGFEPELIARMAEFGILYDEDVDGAGFWQMYSRAFDKLFFFEFVQRAEGYAGFGAPNAGVRLTAQNRFRPETTPAAIL from the coding sequence ATGTCCCCCGTCCGATCCCGGAACGCAATTGCCACTGTATCGCTTCGAGGGACGTTGGAAGAGAAGTTGAAGGCTGCGGCTGCTGCCGGATTCGCTGGCGTCGAGATTTTCGAGAATGATCTGGTTGGGTCCATGCTTGCGCCGCGTGATGTACGCGCCATGCTGGACGATCTGGGCCTCGCCTGCCTGCTCTACCAGCCATTCCGAGATTTCGAAGGAATGCCGGGCGATCTGCGCCGCCGGGCCTTTGATCGGGCGCATGCCAAGTTCGACTTGATGGATGCACTTGGCGCAGATCGTGTCCTGTTCTGTTCCAACTGTCATGTTGGCGCGCTGGGCGACCGTCAGCAAATTGTGGATGATTTCCACGAACTGGGCTCTATCGCGCAGGAGCGCGACATAATCGTGGGCTATGAAGCATTGGCCTGGGGGCAGCATGTGAACGATCATCGCGATGCCTGGGCGATCGTGAAGGCCGTCGACCATCCTAATATCGGCATCATCCTCGACAGCTTTCATTCGCTATCTCGCAAGATCCCGAGCGAAAGCATCCGTGATATAACTGGCGACAAGATCGCCTTCGTCCAATTGGCCGACGCGCCGCTGCTGGAGATGGACCTGCTTTATTGGAGCCGTCATTTCCGTAACTTGCCGGGCCAGGGTGGGCTGGATATAGTGGGTTATGTCGCGGAGATACTGCGCACCGGCTATGACGGGCCGTTGAGTCTGGAAATTTTCAACGACCGCTTTCGCTCCAATGCCGCTCGAATGGTGGCGGAGGATGGGTGCCGTTCGCTTGACTATGTGCGTGATGCAGCCAAGCGTCTGATAGACCAGCCGACCGACATGCCTGCGCCACAGCCGGTATTGGGCGCCGAGTTTGTCGAGTTCACTGCCGATGGCAGCGATGTCGCGCGACTGGGTCGTAGTTTCGCCGCGTTGGGCTTTACCCCGGTTGGCCAGCACCGACACAAAAAAGTGACGCGCTGGCGGCAGGGTGGCGTCAATCTCGTCATCAACGCTGAACCCAAGGGGTTTGCCGCCGCTTATCACGCGGCCCAGGGGACGGCGATCTGCGCGATTGGGATACGAGTAAAGGACAAGGCCGCCGTGCTGACGCGCGCGGCGGCGCTGGGAATCAAGGCCTATAGTCCAGAAGGGCGGCCAGGCCGTCTGGCCATGCCGGCTTTGCGGGGTGTCGGCGGCAGCCTGGTCTACCTGATCGACGCGGATGAGGTGGAAGGATTGTGGGCGCGCGAATTCCAGGTTGCGCGCGTAGACGATGGCGAAGTCGGGTCGGATGTGCGCGGCATCGATCATCTGGCCGCCGTGGTTCATAATGACGAATTTATGTCCTGGCAGCTTTACTGGCGGGCGCTGTTCGGGCTGGAGGCGCGCGCAGCGCAGGATGTGATCGACCCTTCCGGTCTGGTCCATAGCCAAGCGCTGCAATCGGACGATGGGGCTTTCCGGGTGACGATCAACGCATCGGATGCGCGCGAAACTTTGTCCTCCCGTTTTCTCGACCATGGTATCGGCGGCGGATATCAGCATGTCGCGCTGACGACCGACGATATATTTGCGACTGCGGAAGCGTTGCGGGACCGGGAGGCGGCAATGCTGGACATACCTTCCAACTATTATGATGATCTCGCCGCCCGCTTCGGCTTCGAACCTGAGTTGATCGCGCGCATGGCCGAATTTGGCATTCTTTATGACGAGGATGTTGATGGTGCAGGCTTCTGGCAGATGTACAGTCGCGCCTTCGATAAGCTGTTCTTCTTCGAATTCGTCCAGCGGGCCGAGGGCTATGCCGGTTTTGGCGCGCCCAATGCCGGGGTGCGACTGACGGCGCAAAACCGCTTTCGACCAGAAACGACACCTGCGGCGATCCTGTAG
- a CDS encoding carbohydrate porin: MIADAPPAIVVALPVADATQLQGPPAGPQTPPPPVATDKPGWRAQLRDKGIDLTFSYVSESTTSITGGRDGGAAYTQQLLASAAIDTGKAFGLNGGKLIATIIHRKGEDLTATRLGNLFEVQELFGGGQDLRPAELSYEQKLNGGRTALKFGLYHTGDDFATLPSGCQFQNFAFCPRPTTLFYNSGFSGFPIPRWGLRVRQNITPNLTFTVAGFEVNAFRAQTGAGWKIAPRFDSFVLPVELGWKTGQQPDGLPGLFRIGGLIDTTNRADVRDDVNGDSYALSGLAPAMRQERWSAWTMAEKMIIRFGPGERGLSLFGTFTLSDHHTARVRTFVSGGFVARGLWDDRPRDNFGLGLVYARVNPHITDRQRDQAWLGQNIAAQTYEVSGEIFYGWQASRQLLVRPNLQYVHRVGATNIYPDALVAGATIKVIL, from the coding sequence ATGATCGCCGACGCGCCGCCCGCCATCGTCGTTGCGCTACCCGTCGCGGACGCGACGCAATTGCAAGGGCCGCCCGCCGGTCCCCAGACGCCGCCGCCGCCCGTCGCAACGGACAAACCTGGTTGGCGCGCGCAGTTGCGTGACAAGGGCATCGACCTGACCTTCTCCTATGTCTCTGAAAGCACAACGTCCATCACCGGCGGGCGCGATGGCGGCGCGGCCTATACCCAACAATTGCTCGCCTCCGCCGCGATCGACACCGGCAAGGCGTTCGGCCTGAACGGTGGTAAGCTGATCGCCACGATCATCCACCGCAAGGGGGAGGATCTGACCGCAACGCGCCTCGGCAACCTGTTCGAGGTGCAGGAATTATTCGGTGGCGGGCAGGATCTGCGACCGGCGGAACTGAGCTACGAACAGAAGCTAAACGGTGGCAGAACCGCGCTGAAATTCGGCCTTTATCATACGGGCGATGACTTCGCGACCTTGCCTAGCGGCTGTCAGTTTCAGAATTTCGCCTTCTGCCCACGGCCCACCACGCTTTTCTACAATAGCGGCTTTTCAGGCTTTCCGATCCCGCGCTGGGGCCTGCGCGTCCGGCAGAATATCACGCCGAATCTGACCTTCACGGTTGCAGGGTTCGAAGTGAATGCCTTTCGCGCTCAAACCGGTGCGGGATGGAAGATCGCCCCGCGCTTCGACAGTTTCGTCCTGCCGGTGGAACTGGGTTGGAAAACGGGACAGCAGCCAGACGGATTGCCCGGCCTGTTCCGTATCGGGGGGCTGATCGACACGACGAACCGCGCCGATGTACGCGATGATGTGAATGGCGACAGCTATGCCCTGTCCGGCCTCGCTCCGGCGATGCGTCAGGAACGATGGAGCGCCTGGACTATGGCGGAAAAGATGATCATCCGTTTCGGACCGGGCGAAAGGGGCCTCAGTCTGTTCGGTACGTTCACATTATCGGATCACCATACCGCAAGGGTGCGCACCTTCGTCAGCGGCGGTTTCGTCGCGCGCGGTCTGTGGGACGATCGCCCGCGCGACAATTTCGGCCTCGGTCTCGTCTATGCAAGAGTCAATCCGCACATCACCGACCGTCAGCGCGATCAGGCGTGGTTGGGCCAGAATATCGCAGCCCAGACCTATGAGGTCAGCGGAGAAATATTCTACGGCTGGCAGGCAAGCCGCCAATTGTTGGTGCGGCCAAACCTGCAATATGTCCACCGTGTCGGGGCGACCAACATTTATCCCGACGCGCTGGTGGCGGGCGCGACGATCAAGGTCATACTGTAG
- a CDS encoding shikimate dehydrogenase — protein sequence MLQQPVSDTGRPFASILCGLIGSGIAGSRSPEMHEGEARALGLPMVYRILDGQVMGYDLDGLPGLLNMQAAMGFNGINVTHPFKQAVIPLLDSLSDAARALGAVNTILFRDGKRHGDNTDWSGYRAHYLAGLGERRRSKIALIGAGGAAAAVGYAHLDLGAQILTIVDPAPDRSAALADRLGALFPDAQVITAMSAADAIPGADGIVQCSPIGMLSHPGLPFDPALLTPDQWVSDIIYFPLETQVLQAAAAKGCATLNGGGMAVMQAAHAFALFTGVEPDAARMLRNFARACDAKVTA from the coding sequence ATGTTGCAGCAACCCGTGTCCGATACGGGCCGACCCTTCGCATCTATTCTGTGCGGCCTGATCGGCAGCGGTATCGCCGGATCGCGCAGCCCGGAAATGCACGAAGGCGAAGCACGCGCGTTGGGTTTGCCCATGGTCTATCGCATCCTTGATGGCCAAGTGATGGGCTATGACCTCGACGGACTGCCTGGATTACTTAACATGCAGGCGGCCATGGGATTTAACGGTATCAACGTCACCCATCCGTTCAAGCAGGCCGTGATCCCGCTGCTCGACAGCCTGTCCGATGCGGCTCGCGCCCTGGGCGCTGTCAACACCATCCTGTTTCGCGACGGCAAGCGCCATGGCGACAATACGGACTGGTCGGGCTATCGCGCCCATTATCTGGCTGGCCTGGGGGAGCGACGCCGTTCAAAGATCGCACTGATCGGTGCGGGCGGCGCGGCGGCCGCGGTGGGCTATGCCCATCTTGACCTTGGCGCGCAGATATTGACGATCGTCGATCCCGCGCCGGACCGTTCCGCCGCGCTTGCCGATCGGTTAGGCGCGCTGTTCCCAGATGCACAGGTGATAACCGCCATGTCCGCCGCAGACGCCATACCAGGCGCAGACGGGATCGTGCAATGTTCGCCGATCGGGATGCTCAGCCATCCCGGCCTGCCCTTCGATCCTGCCCTGCTGACGCCCGATCAATGGGTGTCCGACATCATCTATTTCCCGCTGGAGACGCAGGTGCTTCAGGCCGCCGCGGCGAAGGGCTGCGCGACCTTGAACGGCGGTGGCATGGCAGTCATGCAGGCGGCCCATGCCTTTGCCCTGTTCACTGGGGTCGAGCCGGATGCAGCACGGATGCTTCGCAATTTCGCCCGCGCCTGCGACGCAAAGGTCACCGCATGA
- a CDS encoding MFS transporter, which translates to MASYSASGTVSVRPYVTVENGSVQPSDNQWTARQILVVATCFILNMLDGMDVLILSYIAPALSSDWQVSPESLGVVFSAGLAGMAAGGLLIAPLADRFGRRKLILASLMMMTAAMFGSGVATSIGELIASRFIVGIGIGTVLASMAALTAEYAPERHRTFAVGFLQAGYPVGATLTGFIVASHLPTYGWQAMLLGAAILCAIAIPLVWLLLPESIAFLLTRQPKGALQKANRLLASIGQPQLDMLPPQHVSEARHAGVRGLLTEGRAASTILLWLAITFSFMTLYFVISWIPKLAVEAGLPAKDAIYAGAIYNVGAFIGTSSIGLVAMRFDLRRLILIYMVLAAAALTIFGSVAMPLAATLGTAFLIGVFVQGGFNGCYPLAASLYPPEARGTGIGWAMGVGRIGAVIGPMLGGFLLAAKVSLSMIFGIFAVPVVLAGICASLIRLPKAD; encoded by the coding sequence ATGGCCAGCTATTCTGCCAGCGGCACCGTGTCGGTTCGGCCCTATGTTACCGTGGAAAATGGTTCGGTCCAGCCATCGGATAATCAATGGACCGCGCGGCAGATACTGGTCGTTGCCACCTGTTTCATCCTTAACATGCTCGACGGCATGGACGTGCTCATCCTCTCTTACATTGCCCCGGCACTGTCGAGCGACTGGCAGGTCAGCCCCGAAAGCCTGGGCGTGGTGTTCAGCGCGGGGCTGGCGGGCATGGCCGCGGGCGGCCTGCTCATCGCCCCGCTCGCCGATCGATTCGGCCGGCGAAAACTGATCCTCGCCTCACTCATGATGATGACCGCCGCGATGTTCGGATCTGGCGTCGCGACATCCATTGGCGAACTGATCGCCAGCCGCTTCATTGTCGGCATCGGCATTGGCACGGTACTGGCCAGCATGGCCGCCCTGACCGCCGAATATGCTCCGGAAAGACACCGCACTTTTGCGGTCGGTTTTCTCCAGGCCGGCTATCCTGTCGGCGCAACGCTCACTGGTTTCATCGTCGCCAGCCATCTGCCGACCTATGGCTGGCAGGCAATGCTGCTTGGGGCGGCCATCCTTTGTGCCATCGCCATCCCGCTCGTCTGGCTTCTTCTCCCCGAATCCATCGCCTTCCTGCTGACCCGCCAACCCAAGGGAGCGCTGCAAAAAGCCAATAGGCTGCTCGCCTCGATTGGCCAACCGCAACTCGATATGCTTCCCCCACAGCATGTCAGCGAAGCGCGCCATGCTGGAGTTCGCGGCTTGCTGACCGAAGGCCGCGCCGCCAGCACCATCCTGCTCTGGTTGGCGATCACCTTCAGCTTCATGACCCTCTATTTCGTCATCAGCTGGATTCCCAAACTCGCGGTGGAAGCCGGCCTGCCGGCCAAGGACGCCATCTATGCCGGCGCGATATACAATGTCGGCGCGTTCATCGGCACTTCCTCAATCGGCCTTGTCGCCATGCGCTTCGACCTGCGCCGCCTGATCCTGATCTATATGGTGCTTGCCGCCGCTGCGCTGACCATCTTCGGATCGGTCGCAATGCCGCTCGCCGCGACGTTGGGCACTGCCTTCCTGATCGGCGTATTCGTGCAGGGCGGCTTCAACGGCTGCTATCCGCTCGCTGCCAGCCTCTATCCACCCGAAGCGCGCGGCACCGGTATCGGCTGGGCCATGGGTGTGGGCAGGATCGGCGCGGTCATCGGCCCGATGCTGGGTGGCTTTCTCCTCGCAGCCAAAGTGTCGCTGTCGATGATCTTCGGGATATTCGCGGTGCCCGTCGTACTGGCCGGGATCTGCGCCTCGCTCATCCGCTTGCCCAAGGCAGACTGA
- a CDS encoding LysR substrate-binding domain-containing protein — protein MLTLRQIEIFRAIMIAKTVSAAAQMLGTAQPGLSRMLGHMEDKLHFRLFDRTRGRLVPTHEARVLFDEIEHIYKGFEDLSHVIKRLAKGEDRTFRVGASPSLGHSVVPRMLARLTANYPGLTIQFDILSVEQASDYLALQRGDYALTVFPIDHPNILSSRIGAGRMVCAVPASHRLADRAQIEVADIADEQLQSFRPDTPHGRIIADMFARSGQELEVDTYIRFAETAVAFVANGMGVALVDSFTAMQAHAESVRFLEFDDPGTLPVYINRNLESPRAIMGETFEEIARSVLIGLPRPKP, from the coding sequence ATGCTCACCCTGCGCCAAATTGAGATATTCCGCGCCATCATGATCGCAAAAACGGTCAGTGCCGCCGCGCAGATGCTGGGCACGGCGCAACCCGGCCTCAGTCGGATGCTCGGCCATATGGAAGACAAGCTGCATTTCCGCCTGTTCGACCGCACGCGCGGGCGGCTCGTCCCCACCCATGAAGCACGCGTCCTGTTCGATGAGATCGAGCATATCTACAAAGGATTCGAGGATCTCAGCCACGTCATCAAACGGCTGGCTAAAGGCGAGGACCGGACGTTTCGTGTCGGTGCGTCGCCCTCTCTTGGCCATTCGGTTGTCCCACGGATGCTGGCGCGATTGACCGCCAACTATCCTGGCCTCACCATCCAGTTCGATATCCTTTCGGTCGAACAGGCATCCGACTATCTGGCGCTGCAACGCGGTGATTATGCCCTGACAGTCTTTCCGATCGACCATCCCAATATCCTGTCGAGCCGGATCGGCGCGGGGCGTATGGTATGCGCTGTCCCCGCCAGTCATCGCCTGGCCGACCGGGCACAGATCGAGGTCGCCGATATCGCCGACGAACAACTGCAATCCTTCCGCCCCGACACGCCGCACGGCAGGATCATCGCCGACATGTTTGCGCGGTCGGGTCAGGAACTGGAGGTGGACACCTATATCCGCTTCGCCGAAACCGCCGTCGCCTTCGTCGCGAACGGCATGGGCGTGGCGCTGGTCGACAGCTTCACTGCCATGCAGGCCCACGCCGAAAGCGTGCGCTTTCTGGAGTTTGACGATCCGGGGACTTTGCCGGTCTATATCAACCGCAATTTGGAATCCCCCCGCGCAATCATGGGCGAAACCTTCGAGGAGATCGCCCGATCGGTCCTGATCGGTCTACCCCGGCCCAAGCCATAA